From the Salinimicrobium tongyeongense genome, one window contains:
- a CDS encoding CoA transferase subunit A codes for MINKTVQNVTEALEGVHDGMTFMLGGFGLSGIPENAISELVRLNLKKLTCISNNAGVDDFGLGLLLQKKQIDKMISSYVGENAEFERQMLSGELEVELTPQGTLAAKCQAAQQGFPAIYTPAGYGTEVAMGKETREFNGKMYVLEEAYKADFAFVKAWKGDKAGNLIFKGTARNFNPVMCGAATITVAEVEELVEPGELDPNQIHIPGIFVQRIFQGKDYEKRIEQRTVRQKESL; via the coding sequence ATGATCAATAAAACTGTACAGAATGTTACTGAAGCACTCGAAGGGGTTCATGATGGAATGACTTTCATGCTGGGAGGATTCGGGTTAAGCGGAATTCCCGAAAATGCCATTTCTGAACTTGTTCGTCTCAACCTGAAGAAGCTCACCTGTATTTCCAATAATGCGGGGGTAGACGATTTTGGTCTTGGCCTGCTGCTTCAGAAGAAACAAATAGATAAAATGATCTCTTCTTACGTGGGGGAGAATGCCGAATTTGAGCGGCAAATGTTAAGCGGAGAACTTGAAGTTGAACTCACGCCCCAGGGCACTCTGGCAGCCAAATGCCAGGCAGCACAGCAGGGCTTTCCTGCCATCTATACTCCTGCCGGTTACGGCACCGAGGTGGCCATGGGCAAGGAAACCCGAGAATTCAACGGCAAGATGTACGTGCTTGAAGAAGCCTATAAAGCCGATTTTGCCTTTGTAAAAGCATGGAAAGGAGACAAAGCCGGAAACCTCATTTTTAAAGGAACAGCCAGGAATTTTAACCCGGTAATGTGTGGTGCCGCTACAATTACGGTAGCCGAAGTCGAGGAGCTGGTAGAACCCGGTGAACTCGACCCCAACCAGATTCACATTCCCGGAATTTTTGTACAAAGGATTTTCCAGGGGAAAGATTACGAGAAGCGGATTGAACAGCGAACGGTAAGACAAAAAGAATCACTTTAA